A genome region from Brassica oleracea var. oleracea cultivar TO1000 chromosome C2, BOL, whole genome shotgun sequence includes the following:
- the LOC106326749 gene encoding putative F-box protein At2g02030: protein MEEQRGHEKDKIASSFSSERESKRGRREVTEIIINDEALEEIMLRLPVKSLISFQAVSKHWRRMITLNSFRERYMLHQKTLEPKILCVYDDIDWYKANYALKEMSLEWSSACLVEVEEEEDYHISNDEQEDVIVSKSLDGLFCFYGRANFKNPIKVMNPSTRWSLTLPLARIQLVHSDNKVEFSQPGFGRDYVTGAYKLVWLHNIKDKNISSCEVFDFGVKEWRHVTSPPDHRIDHNQEATFANGWLYWFTHEKTKLIAFNLHMEMFQVVPNPIIEASSSSSSISMHMCSLDYDRGLVNISVTNGDGMQHVWRLTNHNTGGALLKTNKIFSFDLNKITSTWFEETHYKSSLLSLTAVSKKGNKLMLAKYGSDKLLLYQPLTPNSIMNRIFSYSPSRPSDSVFLHYFPSLACPL from the coding sequence ATGGAGGAGCAGCGAGGCCATGAAAAGGATAAAATTGCTTCATCGTTTTCCTCAGAAAGAGAAAGCAAAAGAGGAAGAAGAGAGGTGACCGAGATAATAATCAACGATGAGGCGTTGGAAGAGATAATGCTGAGGCTTCCGGTAAAATCCCTTATAAGTTTCCAAGCCGTGTCTAAACACTGGAGACGTATGATAACGCTTAACTCGTTCAGAGAGAGATACATGTTGCATCAGAAAACCCTAGAACCAAAAATTTTGTGTGTCTACGATGATATAGACTGGTATAAGGCAAACTATGCTCTAAAAGAGATGAGTTTGGAGTGGTCTTCGGCATGTCTAGTTGAAGTGGAAGAAGAAGAAGACTATCATATTAGTAATGATGAGCAAGAGGATGTGATAGTTTCCAAGAGTCTGGATGGTCTTTTCTGCTTCTATGGACGTGCAAACTTTAAAAACCCAATTAAAGTGATGAACCCATCCACTAGATGGTCCTTGACGCTCCCTCTCGCCAGGATTCAGCTAGTGCATTCAGACAACAAGGTGGAGTTTTCTCAACCGGGATTTGGAAGAGACTATGTCACAGGAGCATACAAACTAGTCTGGTTACATAACATTAAAGACAAGAACATCTCATCATGTGAGGTTTTCGATTTTGGAGTCAAGGAATGGAGACATGTGACTTCTCCTCCTGATCATCGGATAGATCACAACCAAGAAGCAACTTTTGCTAACGGATGGCTTTACTGGTTCACCCATGAAAAGACGAAGTTGATTGCTTTTAATCTTCACATGGAGATGTTTCAAGTCGTACCAAACCCAATTATTGAGGCATCATCGTCATCATCATCTATTAGTATGCATATGTGCAGCCTAGACTATGACCGTGGTCTTGTGAATATTTCAGTGACAAATGGAGATGGCATGCAGCACGTTTGGAGGCTCACTAACCACAACACAGGTGGGGCATTGTTGAAAACGAACAAGATCTTCTCCTTTGACTTGAACAAGATTACCTCCACTTGGTTCGAAGAAACTCATTATAAATCTTCGCTCCTCAGCCTTACGGCAGTTTCGAAGAAAGGAAACAAGTTGATGCTCGCAAAATACGGTTCCGACAAGCTCCTTCTATATCAACCTCTAACCCCTAATTCCATTATGAATCGCATCTTTTCGTATTCTCCTTCTCGTCCAAGTGACAGTGTATTTCTTCATTATTTCCCAAGTTTAGCATGTCCCTTATGA
- the LOC106323046 gene encoding probable WRKY transcription factor 3 produces MASPAAAAVVASAHQTPVSSVGGGGDSLLDPRSKQNRPTGLMITQPPGMFTVPPGLSPATLLDSPSFFGLFSPIQGSFGMTHQQALAQVTAQGNTVQIQSGSSTQQQTSVTEVPSLPAPVQDSLQAQRVDSAVSVYENRSQPQNADKPAGDGYNWRKYGQKQVKGSDFPRSYYKCTNPACPVKKKIERSVDGQVTKTIYKGQHNHEPPQNNKRGGGNNNGSSESSDIANQFKTSNNSLNKSKRYQETS; encoded by the exons ATGGCTTCTCCTGCCGCTGCTGCAGTCGTCGCTAGTGCTCATCAGACACCTGTGAGCTCTGTTGGTGGTGGCGGTGACAGTCTTCTTGACCCGAGGTCCAAGCAAAACAGACCAACGGGATTGATGATTACACAGCCACCGGGAATGTTCACCGTGCCTCCGGGACTAAGTCCGGCGACGCTTCTGGACTCTCCCAGTTTCTTTGGTCTGTTTTCACCCATTCAG GGATCATTTGGTATGACACACCAACAAGCTTTAGCACAAGTCACTGCACAAGGCAATACTGTCCAGATTCAGTCAGGATCATCTACACAACAACAAACATCAGTGACCGAGGTTCCATCGTTACCAGCACCGGTTCAAGATTCGTTGCAAGCTCAGAGAGTTGACTCTGCAGTATCAGTCTATGAGAATCGGTCGCAGCCTCAGAATGCTGATAAACCAGCTGGTGATGGATACAACTGGCGGAAATACGGGCAGAAGCAAGTCAAAGGTAGCGATTTTCCTCGGAGTTATTACAAGTGTACGAATCCTGCGTGTCCTGTCAAGAAGAAAATCGAGAGGTCTGTCGATGGACAAGTAACGAAAACCATTTACAAGGGTCAGCACAATCACGAGCCTCCACAAAACAATAAGCGTGGTGGCGGGAACAATAACGGGAGTTCTGAAAGTTCTGATATTGCAAATCAGTTTAAGACCAGTAATAACAGTCTCAACAAGAGTAAGAGATACCAGGAAACAAGTTAG